One part of the Arabidopsis thaliana chromosome 4, partial sequence genome encodes these proteins:
- a CDS encoding zinc finger MYND domain protein (unknown protein; FUNCTIONS IN: molecular_function unknown; INVOLVED IN: biological_process unknown; LOCATED IN: nucleus; EXPRESSED IN: 13 plant structures; EXPRESSED DURING: 7 growth stages; Has 14 Blast hits to 14 proteins in 5 species: Archae - 0; Bacteria - 0; Metazoa - 0; Fungi - 0; Plants - 14; Viruses - 0; Other Eukaryotes - 0 (source: NCBI BLink).) — translation MDLHLKNLFGRFQEQFGSGPGLGPGSGVCLMIVEGISSNIIQSIFRASASLYSSEPWKRLRPGHLFGVRVGKDSDWSGKRQPFQCVQFIGGDGGDIAIYMYRSMSYALKMTDGDSWEMARDPNVEVFRVTYELESLMLPSNKRMVKSLSLEVSGTDRFPIMDVARCMTSGELQFRSPTLEELRLVFAVMKALSLVHPLLLQEEKQVRGLPRMIKFSPFIETVDVQWPSEMGKGHDFVAVTVSHPPGQSYEQKREDDELEIVSGMTA, via the coding sequence ATGGATTTGCATTTGAAGAACTTATTTGGTAGGTTTCAGGAACAATTCGGGTCAGGTCCGGGTCTTGGACCTGGATCCGGTGTTTGCTTGATGATAGTTGAAGGTATATCTTCCAACATTATTCAATCTATATTTAGAGCTTCAGCTTCTTTATACAGTAGTGAGCCATGGAAGAGGCTCAGACCAGGTCATTTATTCGGTGTTCGGGTTGGCAAAGACTCAGATTGGTCGGGAAAGAGACAGCCTTTTCAATGTGTTCAGTTCATAGGAGGTGATGGTGGTGATATAGCAATCTATATGTATAGGTCCATGAGCTATGCACTGAAAATGACTGATGGTGATTCATGGGAAATGGCTAGAGATCCTAATGTTGAGGTCTTTAGAGTTACTTATGAGCTTGAGTCATTGATGCTTCCTTCTAACAAGAGGATGGTTAAGTCTTTGTCTTTAGAAGTTTCTGGAACTGATCGGTTTCCGATTATGGATGTTGCGCGGTGTATGACCTCTGGTGAGCTCCAGTTCAGAAGCCCGACACTTGAAGAGCTTAGGCTTGTGTTTGCTGTGATGAAAGCTCTCTCTTTGGTTCATCCTTTGCTGCTTCAAGAGGAGAAGCAAGTCAGGGGATTGCCAAGGATGATAAAGTTTTCACCTTTTATTGAGACTGTCGATGTTCAGTGGCCATCAGAGATGGGTAAAGGTCATGATTTTGTTGCTGTTACGGTCTCACATCCTCCAGGTCAATCATATGAACAGAAGCGCGAAGATGACGAGTTGGAAATAGTTTCAGGCATGACCGCATGA
- a CDS encoding DNA binding protein, whose amino-acid sequence MNSPPPSSNDGLAKRKRGRPRKDENSTPKPDMNLVGKVVTGVIEGSFDAGYLLNVKVKDSDTQLRGLVFIRGRVTPITPENDVAPLVKMYGREDIKNNQTDHSFPTDQPMQDAAVTTTDMDISESSRALVVVPQATNGQAKEATKDEDGVIEGQADTRLVEFFPTPGTMMMTAQPNLVLVPKETEQQKTTGGSHGFDLMEEEPVRQGEKLPEELLHLELGNKTTLSVDNNISTTEAPDL is encoded by the coding sequence ATGAACTcacctcctccttcttctaaTGATGGCTTGGCGAAGCGAAAAAGAGGTCGACCGCGCAAAGATGAAAACTCAACTCCAAAACCGGACATGAATTTGGTAGGTAAGGTGGTTACTGGTGTAATCGAAGGATCTTTCGACGCAGGCTATCTCCTTAACGTTAAGGTTAAAGACAGTGACACCCAACTCAGAGGTCTCGTGTTCATACGGGGCAGAGTCACTCCGATCACTCCAGAAAACGACGTGGCTCCTCTTGTTAAAATGTACGGAAGAGAAGATATCAAGAACAACCAAACCGATCATTCTTTCCCTACTGATCAACCAATGCAAGATGCTGCTGTCACTACTACTGACATGGATATTTCTGAATCCTCTCGAGCTTTGGTCGTAGTTCCACAAGCGACCAATGGCCAAGCGAAGGAAGCTACGAAGGATGAAGATGGAGTCATTGAAGGACAAGCTGACACTCGGTTAGTGGAGTTTTTTCCAACTCCAGGCACAATGATGATGACTGCTCAACCAAATCTTGTCTTGGTACCGAAAGAGACAGAACAACAGAAAACAACTGGTGGGAGTCATGGATTCGATCTTATGGAAGAGGAACCAGTTCGTCAAGGAGAGAAGTTGCCAGAGGAGCTATTACATCTAGAGCTTGGAAACAAGACAACATTGAGTGTAGACAACAACATCTCTACAACAGAGGCGCCTGATCTATAA
- the PRORP3 gene encoding proteinaceous RNase P 3 (proteinaceous RNase P 3 (PRORP3); FUNCTIONS IN: antiporter activity, drug transmembrane transporter activity, transporter activity; INVOLVED IN: drug transmembrane transport, transmembrane transport; LOCATED IN: nucleus, membrane; CONTAINS InterPro DOMAIN/s: Ribonuclease Zc3h12a-like (InterPro:IPR021869), Multi antimicrobial extrusion protein MatE (InterPro:IPR002528); BEST Arabidopsis thaliana protein match is: proteinaceous RNase P 2 (TAIR:AT2G16650.1); Has 30201 Blast hits to 17322 proteins in 780 species: Archae - 12; Bacteria - 1396; Metazoa - 17338; Fungi - 3422; Plants - 5037; Viruses - 0; Other Eukaryotes - 2996 (source: NCBI BLink).), which yields MKLKKPSLPSSLLCAVPPCLSQIRLLIPRRVRVSSSTFANAKLVTLRNHTVNLHIYYCSMAGTDNRRSRHDDESPKNPNKKKKGNRNPEKSLLINLHSCSKRKDLSAALALYDAAITSSDIRLNQQHFQSLLYLCSAFISDPSLQTVAIDRGFQIFDRMVSSGISPNESSVTAVARLAAAKGDGDYAFKLVKDLVAVGGVSVPRLRTYAPALLCFCDTLEAEKGYEVEDHMDASGIVLEEAEISALLKVSAATGRENKVYRYLQKLRECVGCVSEETSKAIEEWFYGVKASEVSDNGIGSDIELLRAAVLKNGGGWHGLGWVGEGKWIVKKGNVSSAGKCLSCDEHLACVDTNEVETEDFVNSLVTLAMERKAKMNSCEPMADFSEFQEWLEKHGDYEAILDGANIGLYQQNFADGGFSLPQLEAVVKELYNKSGSKKQPLILLHKKRVNALLENPNHRNLVEEWINNNVLYATPPGSNDDWYWLYAAAKLKCLLVTNDEMRDHIFELLSNSFFQKWKERHQVRFTFVKGCLKLEMPPPFSVVIQESEKGSWHVPITSQDKEESLRSWMCITRQSS from the exons atgaaattgaaaaaaccTTCATTGCCTTCTTCATTGCTCTGCGCCGTCCCGCCTTGTCTCTCTCAAATTCGCTTACTCATCCCTCGCAG GGTAAGGGTTTCATCATCAACTTTCGCCAATGCAAAGCTTGTAACTTTGAGAAACCACACTGTTAATTTGCACATATATTACTGTTCCATGGCTGGTACTGATAACCGCCGCTCTCGCCACGACGACGAAAGCCCTAAAAATcccaacaagaagaagaaaggaaaccGTAATCCAGAAAAGAGTCTCCTTATCAATCTTCATTCATGTTCCAAGAGAAAGGATCTCTCAGCTGCATTGGCTCTTTATGATGCAGCTATCACTTCCAGTGACATTCGCCTCAACCAGCAACACTTCCAATCCCTTCTTTACCTCTGCTCCGCGTTCATTAGTGACCCATCTCTTCAAACCGTTGCCATTGACCGTGGCTTTCAAATTTTTGACCGTATGGTTAGTTCTGGGATAAGTCCTAATGAATCATCTGTCACTGCAGTTGCACGACTAGCTGCTGCCAAGGGTGATGGAGACTATGCTTTCAAGCTTGTTAAAGACCTTGTTGCTGTTGGTGGTGTATCGGTCCCTCGTCTGAGAACTTATGCTCCggctttgctctgtttctgtgATACTTTGGAGGCTGAAAAGGGTTATGAAGTGGAAGATCACATGGATGCTTCAGGTATTGTGTTGGAGGAGGCAGAGATCTCGGCTTTGCTAAAGGTAAGCGCTGCCACAGGCCGAGAAAACAAGGTTTATAGATATCTGCAGAAGTTAAGAGAATGTGTTGGCTGCGTTAGTGAAGAAACTTCAAAAGCAATCGAGGAATGGTTTTATGGAGTGAAAGCTAGCGAAGTTAGTGATAATGGGATTGGTTCTGATATTGAGCTGCTTAGAGCAGCTGTTTTGAAAAATGGGGGTGGGTGGCATGGTCTTGGGTGGGTTGGAGAAGGCAAATGGATTGTGAAGAAAGGTAATGTTAGCTCAGCCGGGAAATGTTTGAGCTGTGATGAGCATTTGGCTTGTGTTGATACCAATGAGGTAGAGACTGAAGATTTTGTGAATTCTTTGGTGACTTTGGCTATGGAGAGGAAGGCAAAGATGAATTCATGCGAGCCTATGGCGGATTTCAGTGAGTTTCAG GAGTGGCTTGAAAAGCATGGAGATTACGAAGCTATACTAGATGGAGCAAATATTGGGCTCtaccaacaaaattttgcaGATGGTGGTTTCAGTCTACCACAG CTTGAAGCTGTAGTGAAGGaactttacaataaaagtggTAGCAAAAAACAGCCGCTAATTCTCTTGCACAAGAAACGGGTCAATGCGCTTTTAGAAAACCCGAATCACCGGAATCTTGTGGAAGAATGGATTAATAACAATGTCCTGTATGCGACTCCACCAGGTTCCAATGATGATTG gtATTGGCTCTACGCTGCTGCTAAACTCAAGTGTTTACTTGTGACTAATGATGAGATGAGAGATCACATTTTTGAACTATTAAGTAACAGTTTcttccaaaaatggaaagaaagaCATCAAGTTCGGTTTACCTTTGTGAAAGGCTGTCTCAAGCTTGAAATGCCACCTCCTTTTTCAGTTGTGATCCAG GAATCGGAGAAAGGATCATGGCACGTTCCAATCACGAGTCAAGACAAGGAGGAATCTTTAAGAAGTTGGATGTGCATTACAAGGCAGAGTTCATAG
- a CDS encoding uncharacterized protein (unknown protein; FUNCTIONS IN: molecular_function unknown; INVOLVED IN: biological_process unknown; LOCATED IN: cellular_component unknown; BEST Arabidopsis thaliana protein match is: unknown protein (TAIR:AT4G04745.1); Has 30201 Blast hits to 17322 proteins in 780 species: Archae - 12; Bacteria - 1396; Metazoa - 17338; Fungi - 3422; Plants - 5037; Viruses - 0; Other Eukaryotes - 2996 (source: NCBI BLink).), whose protein sequence is MAMMKNPNQYTKIEKEDLNEIIHRRAQFLIHKILQRADIETLRQQQKRNTTIKLFSFRVVGIRMKIGKKLRKLRKSCVMVDKNGDLIPRVLKSLRRYFFCSSPRNDSNLPPLFALHV, encoded by the coding sequence ATGGCAATGATGAAGAATCCAAACCAATACacaaagatagagaaagaagatctTAATGAGATCATCCATAGGAGAGCTCAGTTTCTGATCCACAAGATTCTCCAACGAGCCGACATAGAGACATTAAGACAGCAACAGAAGAGAAATACCACGATCAAATTGTTTTCGTTTAGAGTGGTTGGGATAAGAATGAAGATAGGGAAGAAGCTGAGGAAGCTAAGGAAGAGTTGTGTAATGGTGGACAAAAATGGTGATCTTATTCCACGTGTTCTCAAATCTCTTAGACGTTATTTCTTCTGTTCCTCTCCTCGAAATGACTCCAatcttcctcctctcttcGCTCTTCATGTTTGA
- a CDS encoding MATE efflux family protein (MATE efflux family protein; FUNCTIONS IN: antiporter activity, drug transmembrane transporter activity; INVOLVED IN: drug transmembrane transport, transmembrane transport; LOCATED IN: membrane; CONTAINS InterPro DOMAIN/s: Multi antimicrobial extrusion protein MatE (InterPro:IPR002528); BEST Arabidopsis thaliana protein match is: MATE efflux family protein (TAIR:AT4G21910.4).), with translation MNGSNETVERRIELRRPLVDTEKKLPLEVGLESVLTESSLPYRRRVYLGMCIELKLLLRLALPAILVYLINGGMGISARIFAGHLGSTQLAAASIGNSSFSLVYALMLGMGSAVETLCGQAYGAHRYEMLGIYLQRATIVLALVGFPMTILYTFSYPILLLLGEPKTVSYMGSLYIAGLIPQIFAYAVYFTAQKFLQAQSVVAPSAYISAAALVLQISLTWITVYAMGQGLMGIAYVLTISWWFIVGAQTFYVITSVRFKDTWTGFSWKSLHGLWSFFKLSAGSAVMICLELWYTQILVLLAGLLKDPALSLDSLSICMSISALSFMVSVGFNAAVSVRTSNELGAGNPKSALFSTWTATFVSFVISVVEALVVIASRDNVSYIFTSDADVAKAVSDLCPFLAVTIILNGIQPVLSGVAVGCGWQTYVAYVNIGCYYIVGIPIGCILGFTFNFQAKGIWTGMIGGTLMQTLILLYVTYQADWDKEVMLHEIKLKKRESDWICGTTKSLSRISNFVMK, from the exons ATGAATGGGTCAAATGAGACGGTGGAGAGAAGAATCGAACTCCGACGACCGTTGGTGGACACGGAGAAGAAACTTCCGTTAGAAGTCGGGCTCGAGAGCGTGTTAACGGAGAGTAGCTTGCCTTACCGGAGGCGCGTGTACTTAGGCATGTGCATAGAGTTAAAACTACTTCTCCGGTTAGCACTTCCGGCTATACTTGTCTATTTAATCAACGGTGGAATGGGTATTTCCGCTCGTATCTTCGCCGGACATCTAGGCAGTACACAACTAGCCGCGGCATCCATCGGAAACAGCAGCTTCAGCCTCGTTTATGCCCTCATG TTGGGCATGGGTAGTGCGGTCGAGACACTATGTGGACAAGCGTATGGTGCCCACCGGTACGAGATGCTTGGGATCTATCTCCAAAGAGCAACCATTGTCCTTGCTCTAGTTGGCTTTCCCATGACAATACTATACACTTTTTCGTACCCGATTCTTCTCCTCTTAGGCGAGCCTAAAACGGTATCATACATGGGATCTTTATACATCGCCGGACTCATCCCTCAAATCTTCGCTTACGCCGTCTACTTCACGGCCCAAAAGTTCCTCCAGGCCCAAAGCGTAGTGGCCCCGAGTGCGTACATCTCAGCCGCCGCCCTCGTCCTCCAGATATCGCTGACGTGGATCACCGTTTACGCAATGGGCCAAGGCCTCATGGGTATAGCTTATGTTCTTACTATCTCTTGGTGGTTCATAGTTGGAGCCCAAACGTTTTACGTTATAACTAGCGTAAGGTTTAAAGACACTTGGACTGGTTTTAGCTGGAAATCGTTACATGGTCTTTGGAGCTTCTTTAAACTGTCTGCTGGCTCTGCGGTCATGATCTGTTTGGAACTGTGGTATACACAGATTCTGGTTCTTCTCGCTGGTTTGCTTAAAGATCCTGCACTCTCTCTAGATTCTCTATCTATCTG TATGTCAATTTCAGCATTATCATTCATGGTCTCCGTTGGCTTTAATGCTGCTGTAAG TGTACGTACAAGTAATGAGCTTGGAGCAGGAAATCCGAAATCGGCGTTATTCTCTACATGGACAGCGACTTTTGTATCCTTCGTGATCTCCGTCGTAGAGGCACTTGTCGTGATTGCGTCACGTGACAACGTCAGCTACATTTTCACGTCGGATGCTGACGTGGCTAAGGCCGTCTCTGACCTATGTCCTTTTCTCGCCGTCACCATTATTCTTAACGGAATCCAACCTGTCTTGTCCG gaGTGGCAGTGGGATGTGGATGGCAGACATACGTGGCATATGTGAATATTGGTTGTTACTATATAGTTGGTATTCCAATTGGATGTATTCTCGGCTTCACTTTCAATTTTCAAGCAAAG GGGATATGGACCGGGATGATTGGAGGCACCCTCATGCAAACACTAATCTTACTTTACGTCACGTATCAAGCAGATTGGGATAAAGAGGTAATGTTACATGAAATTAA GTTGAAAAAGCGAGAAAGCGATTGGATATGTGGGACGACAAAGAGCCTCTCCAGAATTAGTAATTTTGTTATgaagtaa
- a CDS encoding MATE efflux family protein, producing MGSAVETLCGQAYGAHRYEMLGIYLQRATIVLALVGFPMTILYTFSYPILLLLGEPKTVSYMGSLYIAGLIPQIFAYAVYFTAQKFLQAQSVVAPSAYISAAALVLQISLTWITVYAMGQGLMGIAYVLTISWWFIVGAQTFYVITSVRFKDTWTGFSWKSLHGLWSFFKLSAGSAVMICLELWYTQILVLLAGLLKDPALSLDSLSICMSISALSFMVSVGFNAAVSVRTSNELGAGNPKSALFSTWTATFVSFVISVVEALVVIASRDNVSYIFTSDADVAKAVSDLCPFLAVTIILNGIQPVLSGVAVGCGWQTYVAYVNIGCYYIVGIPIGCILGFTFNFQAKGIWTGMIGGTLMQTLILLYVTYQADWDKEVEKARKRLDMWDDKEPLQN from the exons ATGGGTAGTGCGGTCGAGACACTATGTGGACAAGCGTATGGTGCCCACCGGTACGAGATGCTTGGGATCTATCTCCAAAGAGCAACCATTGTCCTTGCTCTAGTTGGCTTTCCCATGACAATACTATACACTTTTTCGTACCCGATTCTTCTCCTCTTAGGCGAGCCTAAAACGGTATCATACATGGGATCTTTATACATCGCCGGACTCATCCCTCAAATCTTCGCTTACGCCGTCTACTTCACGGCCCAAAAGTTCCTCCAGGCCCAAAGCGTAGTGGCCCCGAGTGCGTACATCTCAGCCGCCGCCCTCGTCCTCCAGATATCGCTGACGTGGATCACCGTTTACGCAATGGGCCAAGGCCTCATGGGTATAGCTTATGTTCTTACTATCTCTTGGTGGTTCATAGTTGGAGCCCAAACGTTTTACGTTATAACTAGCGTAAGGTTTAAAGACACTTGGACTGGTTTTAGCTGGAAATCGTTACATGGTCTTTGGAGCTTCTTTAAACTGTCTGCTGGCTCTGCGGTCATGATCTGTTTGGAACTGTGGTATACACAGATTCTGGTTCTTCTCGCTGGTTTGCTTAAAGATCCTGCACTCTCTCTAGATTCTCTATCTATCTG TATGTCAATTTCAGCATTATCATTCATGGTCTCCGTTGGCTTTAATGCTGCTGTAAG TGTACGTACAAGTAATGAGCTTGGAGCAGGAAATCCGAAATCGGCGTTATTCTCTACATGGACAGCGACTTTTGTATCCTTCGTGATCTCCGTCGTAGAGGCACTTGTCGTGATTGCGTCACGTGACAACGTCAGCTACATTTTCACGTCGGATGCTGACGTGGCTAAGGCCGTCTCTGACCTATGTCCTTTTCTCGCCGTCACCATTATTCTTAACGGAATCCAACCTGTCTTGTCCG gaGTGGCAGTGGGATGTGGATGGCAGACATACGTGGCATATGTGAATATTGGTTGTTACTATATAGTTGGTATTCCAATTGGATGTATTCTCGGCTTCACTTTCAATTTTCAAGCAAAG GGGATATGGACCGGGATGATTGGAGGCACCCTCATGCAAACACTAATCTTACTTTACGTCACGTATCAAGCAGATTGGGATAAAGAG GTTGAAAAAGCGAGAAAGCGATTGGATATGTGGGACGACAAAGAGCCTCTCCAGAATTAG
- a CDS encoding MATE efflux family protein (MATE efflux family protein; FUNCTIONS IN: antiporter activity, drug transmembrane transporter activity; INVOLVED IN: drug transmembrane transport, transmembrane transport; LOCATED IN: membrane; CONTAINS InterPro DOMAIN/s: Multi antimicrobial extrusion protein MatE (InterPro:IPR002528); BEST Arabidopsis thaliana protein match is: MATE efflux family protein (TAIR:AT4G21910.3); Has 30201 Blast hits to 17322 proteins in 780 species: Archae - 12; Bacteria - 1396; Metazoa - 17338; Fungi - 3422; Plants - 5037; Viruses - 0; Other Eukaryotes - 2996 (source: NCBI BLink).) — translation MNGSNETVERRIELRRPLVDTEKKLPLEVGLESVLTESSLPYRRRVYLGMCIELKLLLRLALPAILVYLINGGMGISARIFAGHLGSTQLAAASIGNSSFSLVYALMLGMGSAVETLCGQAYGAHRYEMLGIYLQRATIVLALVGFPMTILYTFSYPILLLLGEPKTVSYMGSLYIAGLIPQIFAYAVYFTAQKFLQAQSVVAPSAYISAAALVLQISLTWITVYAMGQGLMGIAYVLTISWWFIVGAQTFYVITSVRFKDTWTGFSWKSLHGLWSFFKLSAGSAVMICLELWYTQILVLLAGLLKDPALSLDSLSICMSISALSFMVSVGFNAAVSVRTSNELGAGNPKSALFSTWTATFVSFVISVVEALVVIASRDNVSYIFTSDADVAKAVSDLCPFLAVTIILNGIQPVLSGVAVGCGWQTYVAYVNIGCYYIVGIPIGCILGFTFNFQAKGIWTGMIGGTLMQTLILLYVTYQADWDKEVEKARKRLDMWDDKEPLQN, via the exons ATGAATGGGTCAAATGAGACGGTGGAGAGAAGAATCGAACTCCGACGACCGTTGGTGGACACGGAGAAGAAACTTCCGTTAGAAGTCGGGCTCGAGAGCGTGTTAACGGAGAGTAGCTTGCCTTACCGGAGGCGCGTGTACTTAGGCATGTGCATAGAGTTAAAACTACTTCTCCGGTTAGCACTTCCGGCTATACTTGTCTATTTAATCAACGGTGGAATGGGTATTTCCGCTCGTATCTTCGCCGGACATCTAGGCAGTACACAACTAGCCGCGGCATCCATCGGAAACAGCAGCTTCAGCCTCGTTTATGCCCTCATG TTGGGCATGGGTAGTGCGGTCGAGACACTATGTGGACAAGCGTATGGTGCCCACCGGTACGAGATGCTTGGGATCTATCTCCAAAGAGCAACCATTGTCCTTGCTCTAGTTGGCTTTCCCATGACAATACTATACACTTTTTCGTACCCGATTCTTCTCCTCTTAGGCGAGCCTAAAACGGTATCATACATGGGATCTTTATACATCGCCGGACTCATCCCTCAAATCTTCGCTTACGCCGTCTACTTCACGGCCCAAAAGTTCCTCCAGGCCCAAAGCGTAGTGGCCCCGAGTGCGTACATCTCAGCCGCCGCCCTCGTCCTCCAGATATCGCTGACGTGGATCACCGTTTACGCAATGGGCCAAGGCCTCATGGGTATAGCTTATGTTCTTACTATCTCTTGGTGGTTCATAGTTGGAGCCCAAACGTTTTACGTTATAACTAGCGTAAGGTTTAAAGACACTTGGACTGGTTTTAGCTGGAAATCGTTACATGGTCTTTGGAGCTTCTTTAAACTGTCTGCTGGCTCTGCGGTCATGATCTGTTTGGAACTGTGGTATACACAGATTCTGGTTCTTCTCGCTGGTTTGCTTAAAGATCCTGCACTCTCTCTAGATTCTCTATCTATCTG TATGTCAATTTCAGCATTATCATTCATGGTCTCCGTTGGCTTTAATGCTGCTGTAAG TGTACGTACAAGTAATGAGCTTGGAGCAGGAAATCCGAAATCGGCGTTATTCTCTACATGGACAGCGACTTTTGTATCCTTCGTGATCTCCGTCGTAGAGGCACTTGTCGTGATTGCGTCACGTGACAACGTCAGCTACATTTTCACGTCGGATGCTGACGTGGCTAAGGCCGTCTCTGACCTATGTCCTTTTCTCGCCGTCACCATTATTCTTAACGGAATCCAACCTGTCTTGTCCG gaGTGGCAGTGGGATGTGGATGGCAGACATACGTGGCATATGTGAATATTGGTTGTTACTATATAGTTGGTATTCCAATTGGATGTATTCTCGGCTTCACTTTCAATTTTCAAGCAAAG GGGATATGGACCGGGATGATTGGAGGCACCCTCATGCAAACACTAATCTTACTTTACGTCACGTATCAAGCAGATTGGGATAAAGAG GTTGAAAAAGCGAGAAAGCGATTGGATATGTGGGACGACAAAGAGCCTCTCCAGAATTAG